In Pseudocalidococcus azoricus BACA0444, the genomic stretch GATTCCCATTATCTGAGATTGCTCGCTGTTCCAAATCTGCCACATCGACGGGATAGTTAACTTTCAAGGCTTGCCGAAAATTATTTTGCATTTCCGGGGACAGTAAACCCAAAATTGACTGGAGATTTCCGGGCGCATTACCGGTTTGAGCAAAGGTTCTCAGGTCAGCCACTGGAATTAAAATCCCGCTAGAGGAGCTGTTTGTCCCCAAAACCAAGTTGAGTTGATCAGCCGCCCGACCCACTCCGGTTAAGCAACTGCCCCAGGCCAAGGCGGCAACCACTGCAACATGAGAAAAGCGCATAGAACCCCGTGAAATGCTCTAATTTGCCTCTCCAATATACGCTTTCTCGGAACCGGAAAAATCAACTTGGATCAAGACTCAAGGAAAAAAAGTAAGTGATCTTTAGCCAGGCCTTTTAAGTTCTGCTCCTACCTGAATCTATGGACTGGGCCCTCAGCGAATCCGAACCCCAGGTAAAATTTACGATATCAATAAGGGACAAACCGGGCAGGTATCTACCACTGTCATTGGCATTTTTCAATGAACTCCATTGAGGGCAAGAAACCCACGCCAAGCAGGATTTACTCAGAAACGGCCCAACTTCAGTCGGTTAGCTTAGAATACAACTAGGATTATGTAAAATTTCGTAAACATTCTTGCGGCATCCCCGTCCATGACTTCGGTAACATCACTGTTTTCTCCCGTTGAAGCCGATCTCAGGCTATTGACCGAAAATCTAAGAAATTTGATTGGGGCCCAACATCCTGTCCTCAATGCAGCGGCAGAACATCTTTTCTCGACCACGGGGAAACGGATTCGCCCCGCCATTGTGTTTCTGATTTCTCGGGCCACATTACCTCAAGGGGACTTAACACCACGTCACCGGCGGCTGGCAGAAATTACAGAAATGATTCATACCGCTAGCCTCTTCCATGATGATGTTGTGGATCAATCCCAATTGCGGCGGGGAATGCCAACGGTGCATAGTTTGTTTGGCAATCGGGTGGCCATCCAGGCCGGGGACTTTCTCTTTGCCCAGGCCTCCTGGTATCTAGCGGATCTCGATAATTTAGCCGTGGTCAAGCTCCTTTCGGAAGTGATTAAGGATTTTGCTGAGGGAGAAATTCAGCAGGGGTTTAATCGTTACGATACTAGCCTGGGCCTGGAGGCCTACCTGAACAAAACCTATTACAAAACTGCTTCCCTCATTGCCAACAGTGCCAAAGCGGCCGGAGTCCTGAGTGGTGTCCCGCCCCACTTAATCCAGGCCCTCTATCACTATGGGCGGAACTTAGGTTTGGCGTTTCAAATTGTGGATGATATCCTCGACTTCACCCGCTCCACCGATGACTTAGGCAAGCCTGCCGGGTCAGATTTACGAGATGGCAACTTAACTGCACCTGTTCTATATGCCCTCCAGGAAAATCCCTATTTAGAAGTCTTAATCGAACGGGAATTCAGCGAAACCGGGGACATTGAAGCGGCCTTGGAACTCGTGCATAGCAGTTCTGGAATTGCCCAGGCCCGGGAATTGGCCACTGGGTTTGCCAAGGCGGCGATTCCTTGTTTAGACGATCTGCCAACCTCTGATGCGCGCCAGGCCTTGGTCAACTTAACAGATTATGTTCTAGAGCGACTCTATTAATGCCCCATCGTCTCAAGGCTGTTTAATGGGGTGGTTAGCAATCAAGCCCAGGCCCACAGTCGCGGCGGTAATCGCCCTCAAGGTACGACTACCCAAGGAAACCGGC encodes the following:
- a CDS encoding alpha/beta hydrolase, translating into MRFSHVAVVAALAWGSCLTGVGRAADQLNLVLGTNSSSSGILIPVADLRTFAQTGNAPGNLQSILGLLSPEMQNNFRQALKVNYPVDVADLEQRAISDNGNQILTELAAATLRPGPDGVNALKTAILKTAANPQGFNLVDFIQAYPEPILNLDINQMQALIKTNDKLVALAVKKFQQVSPNQAPTSP
- the sds gene encoding solanesyl diphosphate synthase: MTSVTSLFSPVEADLRLLTENLRNLIGAQHPVLNAAAEHLFSTTGKRIRPAIVFLISRATLPQGDLTPRHRRLAEITEMIHTASLFHDDVVDQSQLRRGMPTVHSLFGNRVAIQAGDFLFAQASWYLADLDNLAVVKLLSEVIKDFAEGEIQQGFNRYDTSLGLEAYLNKTYYKTASLIANSAKAAGVLSGVPPHLIQALYHYGRNLGLAFQIVDDILDFTRSTDDLGKPAGSDLRDGNLTAPVLYALQENPYLEVLIEREFSETGDIEAALELVHSSSGIAQARELATGFAKAAIPCLDDLPTSDARQALVNLTDYVLERLY